The following nucleotide sequence is from Trifolium pratense cultivar HEN17-A07 linkage group LG2, ARS_RC_1.1, whole genome shotgun sequence.
ATCTAAAGACTGCAATATCTCTCTTTCCGTTTGAGCCCTCAGAAGTTTCTTGCGACTTGCGAGCTCGGTTTTGTTCATGAGTTTCATAGCAAAAGAAGTCCTTGTGCCACTAAGTTCTGCTAGATATACATTTCCTATATCTCCACTTCCCAATCTTTTCAACAACCTAAAATGCCTCATTTCCAACATCCCATCACGAGCTCGGATAGCTTGAATCGCTTCCCATCTTATATCATTTGCCTTATGAGGTTTATACACAGCACTGCTCAAACTACTCGTGTTGCTTTCGTCGCTAACATCACTTCCGGTACTCGCTCTACATATGCTGGTTTTCCTACTATCATTAAAATCACACGAAGTCGAAATTTCTCCGCTTTCATACGACTTATTATCAACACTAACACACTCACTGACTTCAGTATTGGTGAAACTTTGTTTCGCTTCCGAATATAGAGTGGCTGAATAGAAACTACTCTGAGGACTAGGACAAAAACTAACCTCTGACGGACAATGGTAATTCTTTGGTTGATTAACAACAGCTCGTTTTGATGGAACTAAGATACAATTGTTGGATTCTAATACTGTGAAACTTGAGCCACAATTCTTTGGATCATCCGCAAACAGTTGCTTGCTGCATAATTTTGTTGGCAATCCTTCATTGTTCCGGTCTTGATATTTATGCTTCTGATTAATTACAAAGCTGTTTAGATGGTGAATCTTCTTTGTTCGATAATTATGATGATGTCTTTGTTCCAAAAAGCatgtggaagaagaagaagctgcACCGTTATTTCTATATAAGGGAGGCCGCGAAGGACGAGGAATCCCTGATGTTAAAGGAAGGCTGTGGCGTATCGGTACTCCAGAAACTGAATTCTGAACCTCTGATATCGATTCAAATGCATTGATACGCGAACGTGACTCCATGAAGGATATCTAAACACACCTAAAAATTCAACTCAACATAGTCAATTACCATTATGTTAATAATCATTCACAAATTTCTGAAATAACATAATCTTAATATCCTAAATCACACCTAAAAATTCAACTAAACATTGTCAATTACCAATGTgtaataatcattcaaaaaagTTCTGAAATAACATATTCTCAATCTCTTGAAACACATAAAAATCCAACTCAATACAGTAAATTAAACCCCTAAAAGTTCAACTAAACACAGTAAATTAAACACCTAAAAAGTCAACTAAACATAGTCAATTACCAATGTgtcaaaatcattcaaaaagTTATGAAATAACATAATCTAAACCTCCTAAAACACACCTAAAAATTCAACTAAACATGATTAATTACCAATTTGTGATAAATCATTCAAAAAGTTCTGAAATAACAGAATCTCAATCTCCTATTGCATTATAAAATGTGTggtaaaaaataacaaaaaatgttGCATTAAATATTCAATACAGATAATGAAattcaaaaaccaaaacaaagaaATCATATTCAAGAGACCAATTTCAGACACAATCAACAATTCAGAATGTGATCAATTTAGAAACTAACCCCAAAATTAAAAAGACTTCCAATTCAGAAACTTTCAATTGcacaaatgaaaaacaaaaatcaagaaaattCACTCACAAGGCTTCATCTACAtagtataaaaaatttgatttttataagttttctCAAGAACCCATGATTGTTTATGAAGAATAATGAAAACCCAATAACGGTTTACAAGTTTTTGATGCAAAATGCAGGAAACAGAAACAACCCAATATAAAAAAGTTAGATTCTTTAGAAACCCAAATGAGGTTTCTTTGATTCTATTCCATTGTAACattaaatgaaagaaaaaagcaAAAGAGTGGTTgaagaaagaaggaaaaagagaaagaatgtACCTGATCAGAGAAGAGAAATGGCAATGTGGATGAAGAATGAGAATTGTTGTTTCATTTGTTCATTcctagaagaagaagaagaagaagcataaaaaagaaacatgtATATGAGAAAATGGAaggaaaaaatatagaaaaggaaaaaggaaaaaggaagaagaagaaccagAAAAGTGAAGGGACTTTGTTTTTGCAGCAACGACAGAATGAAGACAAGAGAATGAAGTGAACTCAAcactcttttgttttttttttttcttcagatcCAATCCAAAAAGAAAGGAAGGactatataaaaatacaataaactACTATTTGTAggatattttttatgatttttattttttattttttattaaccctCCGATTTAGGGGAGAAGAGATTTAGTAATTCGGAGTTCTAAACATTGACGATGAAAAGGTTGTGCTCTCGATAAAGCTCTCCTCAATAGAAAAGTTGTGCAATCGTTGAAGGTTATATAGTTCTAACCTATAGGCACTCTGAATAGTTATAACtcataacaaaagataaaataaattcaaattattttagtataaactctaagttgtttttatgggaTAACTTAGAATAGAAATTTATAGGATAACTTAGAATAGAAATAAGTTGGCAACATATAAATATGGAGGAACAATTACTTAGGCACAACACCAAATAAAAAGTGTTGGACACACGCacataatttaaaaaagttaaaacataaaatgaatATTAGATGCTGTGATTAAATTCTTtaatatttagatttttttttatgggtgtGTGTGTCTAAATGAATTTTCTTTGGGATTGTGTCCAACTAAAAATTGCTCATAAATATATCATAAATTGTCTGCATGAGTTCTTCCAAACAATTATACGTACgtcaataaatcaattaaaataagtCAACTaaaacataagtatttatataACTGATGTAACATATGAGTCAGTATCTATATGTATATTGATTTGGTCAAAATCAATGAGGAAACAATCTTTCACAAAATAGACTAGATTCGAAGAAAGGTAATTAAAGCAAAAAGGGGAGATAGTTGAAGTCATTAAGCCTAGGTTTGAAGAAGAGTACATTTAAAAATAgtcctttaatttaatttgtatgaCACTCATTCATAATATACTAAAAATAATCATGCCACGGACTCCTATCAGCCTTCTTGGTCATTAATGTCGACCACTCTTCTAACTTGttgcttaaattttttttggaaacttTAATTTCATAATCATGccatgaaaaagaaagaaatgtcTAGATTTGAAATAGAATTCAAGTTTCATGTTAATGAGACGACCTTGCATAATCTATAGAgtagaataaaaacaaaatttgcacttcaaaaaagtataaaatctaATTAGTTTCCAAACCATTTTACATTATAAATCACTCAAgtctttaatttaaattttccttgttttttttaataatcatcaTAGTATATAAAAGTAGGAAAATGATTAATAGTACGACATTGTCGTCGTAATTGCACGACTTTGgttttcaatttgatttttctcttttaattctATTTGACTATAATGAAATGACGGGTTTAGTTTCCTACATTTTTTAAGGAAATCAGTGAATCACAAATATCTCTATGGTGGTACTTCATATCATTCCAACCAATTAATACTTCATTTGTCTCTAAATATAAGGCCTAATTTGACCATTGCACGTACGTCAATGTATAATTTGgattactaatatttttaattgtctattagtaaaaattataaaaacttaatattttgaaaatactcattaaaacaaattaaacaagatcttagtatatgctaatatttacatatgtatattattaaaaaaaatacggtcaaaacaagataaatgaataatatattttagtcaaagtaactcttataaaaaggaacggaAGGAGTagtatttatcttattttgtttAGGAAATTATCTATCATGTTAACAAGTTGACATTTGCGTTTAAAATGATATACGTCTAACTCTTGCAATTAAACAGTATTATGATATTAACATTTTTGAAAATGCATGGTGTTTGGTTAGAAGCagtttaatgaaaaattataaggTCGTgcaaattctaatttttttttttacatcatcATTGGACTTCTATATTAGCTAGACGATATCAATAAGTATCGgacaaattctaatttttttttttttttattggcaaAAGCAACTGAAGTTAGATATTGGTGGTGTTTTCCATGTCTCTAATGGAGAGTGATTTGGAGATTTCTCTAAATCTATTAGTTGTTTTTAATGTGTATATTACACAATTTTGAGGAGTGTATGAAGGTCTTAAGATGACTCAAGAAAGAAGTCTCCGTGCAACTAATAACGGAGAGTATTAGAGATTCATTTAGAGAAGAAAAGTGTAATATAATTTTGCTCTGTAATTTAATacggttaaaagtaataataataacaagtaTTTTTTATTACGTAAACAACACAAAATTCCAAACACCAAAATAACCAAATTAAATTCAAtggtataaattaaatttggatAATATCAAATCGGATCATTATTACGAATAATAATATCTGAGCTAtcaaacatgatataatataattttatgcaCGTATTTGAGTTTGTTTATTATTGCAACtctatcatattatattttttttttgacaaaattcatattatattatacaataaaattcttttttttttattgaggtATCCatactttaatttatttatgttaactATCGTATCTTGTAGGGACGGAGTTACAATGGGGGCTAGCAGGTCACggtaatttttttcatatactacGTATTGTATattaggggtgctcgcggttcggtttagATCGGTTTTGTGGCAAAAATTCATCCGatccaaaattaaaattacttacggttcggtttggttttggatggctaattaaaaaaatccgatccaatccgatccaattttgtgcggtttaatttggatcggtttttagatatccaaattacaaattaaattttacttatttaaatattaatgttataaatacatgataaaataatatattttatgtaaaatataagacataatatgttaaaaattaatattttgcaatgacaattatcaaatatatttgaaacctatgaaatagtaaaaagaaatagatgaaattgaactaatatgtgttattgagaaaattaaaaaccaacaattaatatgttaatgtaatatatcatactaataaaaagttaaataactattaaaaattatgtatgcggtttggttcggtttggatcggttttgaaaaatcaatccaaaatctgatccgatccagcggttttcacaaaaggacatccaaacacatccaaaaatattcggttttttgcagttttcggtttttttggatcggtttacggttattttttggattggtttggatttgagcacccctattGTATATCAtcatattaattagtttaatttcattttttatcccCATCTTGTTAaacttttatgaaaatagtttccTTTTTTAATTCAACGTTTTAGACTTTATTTTTATGGTTGTCGCAAATTTGATCTAATCGGGTGTTTTTCACTTTTTCCCATGAAAATGGTAAattctttgtaccaaaaaaggTACTTTTTTTGCCAAGTGAAAAAGTTATTTATCGTTCTTAATATTGAATTAACGACAAAATCTCTTTTGTGATTAGAATTTACTtttttgacgtaaaacgccgtaTTTTTATGTCAAAACACATCGGTTaagacaaaaatacaacaaatatgaaaatagaGTTGTTAAAAAGTCCaacttaaaataattttctcttaactataaattatatttttaaacaacTTGGCCCCTAAACTTAATTTCTATATATCTCCGTCTCACGTATCGttaaattatatgtattttgaAGGTTGGACCATTGCCAACTCTATCCATATTTCTTAGCCGTACGTGAAGTATATTGTTGTTTATTCTACGTTTTTCATATTTTCCAAAAACATGCGTGCAAACAAAATTGTTAATAATTGATGACTCCTATAATTGTAGAAAACAGTGGACATGACCCCCAACCAATTATTTTCTAATTATGACTAAACTCATACTCGCGGGTATCCGTCCAAAACATACCTATTTTGACGGGGGAAACTTGAGTTGACCGAGTTTGGGTTCGTGTTTgagttttttccaattttaaaagatgggtttggggcggataatgggtacattgatataCCCACCCCGAATCCGTCCCCGAACTCGCCTCGTTTATACTAATAATTAGATTTCACcttttttaaattagaaacgtttaaataatctcttaaattacattcatatatttattttttattttaaatttgagtattaaacaaactattttctctatgctttttttctttattttaaaaaatattgttaagagaaaataattttggacatttaacttttttttaataaaaaatactaaaatacaatataaattcaCGTGGAAAGATATGGGGATAtccgaaacccgatggggatatCGGATCCCTGTTGGGTATGAGTTTGGGGTAATCATTTTTATCTCCGCTCAAATTTGGGatgagtttggggaaacccgaactttatgggtttgaaTTTGGGGAGGGAAAAATCCGTCCCTGCCCCCTTGCCAGGCCTAATTATGTCTCCTATAATTGTAGAAACCTTTGGGAATAACAAATGTTTGGTGCAGAGTgaccaaatgttagttggttcagtgatgattgacgctgaacttggtagggaggaccacgattcgatcccccgcaactatATTTGAgaggggactggaaccacttgatgccagaactcgtCCTGAACTCTAGACTACTAGGACTCTCTTTCCCTAGGAACCAAAGGgtgaaaaaaaaacagtttggTGCAGAGTGTCAATACGTGTACACTATATAGTTCTTAATAACTTATTATTACATTATTCTCTTGAGAATGAATTATTCATGCCCTTACAATattaaaaatacaagaaattaaAGACTACAATACTCCTTAGATATTACTATTACGATCCAAACacaacttttcttttcttttttttaacggctaaatttttattaatatcgTAACTGAGCACAAGAAAAGTACAATGCATAGAACAAACACATACGATCACATtacaagaaagaaaataagctaaaacaacACTTAAAATGCCCGATATCCATAGTGGGACCTTACACCAAAACCCTCAACCCGCCCATCCAACTCAAATTTCATCACGACAATAACAATCAATCCTACTCGAACACTAAATCACATAGAAATCAGCCACAACCAACAAGGCAGCCGCTGAGCCAAACAAAAACCACCCTAATCACATCATACATTAACAAGTTTCAAATTTCTCTCTTTGTTATCCTAACCTTGAAACCATTCTTCATAAGAAGTACAATTGAATGGCTTAATATAGGAACATGATCTTCAACCAATAGGACACGGTACTTGCACAAAATAGCAATTGCTATCATCTTAATTTGAATAAAAGACAAGTCTTTTCCCAAACAAGTCCTAGGTCCAGCATTAAAACCAAAGAACTTATAAGATGGATTATGAACAATGCTTCCTCTCTCAGATATCCATCTCTCTGGCTTGAACTCCAAGCAATCTTTTCCCCATGTTTCTTCAAGTCTACCCATTGAATAcaatgaaaataatataattgtaTTAGGATTAACAACGTGGCCACTTGGAAGTATATCACCTTCAATTGCTTGCTTTCTCTCAAAGGGTATAGGAGGAAAAAGCCTTATAGCCTCACATATAGCACCTTGAAGATAAACTAGCTTTTTCACATCATCAACCCCTatcttattttcaatattattaatgCTCCCAAATTTTTCTTTAATCTCTTCAAGAATCTTGGTTTCTACTAAAGGGTGTGTAGCTACAAGATAAAATAACCATGTAAGAGCCGAAGTTATAGTATCTCTCCCAGCTACAAAGAGATTGAATGCAGCATCCCTTAGAAATTTGTCATCATGTACTATTACTTGTGACTCCTTCTCTTTTTTCATAAAAGCTGTTAACAAGTCTCCCATTTCATCATTGTTTATACCTTTTCTTAGCTCCTCTCTTTTGGACTCTATGCTTGCATATATAAATTCATCAAATTCTTTGGATGCTCTGGTCATTTTTTTCTCTTGACCAACTTGAAGAAATTTTTGCAATATCCAGACACCTTTTGGAATAGCATGTCTATAGAATATGCACTCTTCAATTTGGTCAAAAGCCTTCTCACACGCGACATCAGGGAAATCAATCGAAAGACAATTAGGATCACATCCGAGAACCACAGAACAAATGTTATCGAATGTGAAACGATTGAAGACGTCTTGTAGATCCACCACTGACCCTTTTTGTTGAACATGATCCAATATAGGAATCAAGCTTCTCTCCAACTTATTTCGAATAAGTTTCTCTTGAAACAATTCAAAATCTCTCTGTTTGAAAATAGAGTGAAAAAGTGACCTATTGTATTTCCATGTCTCCGAATCGGCATTGAATATTCCATCACCAAAGGCTTCAAAAATCTCATGAAACTCTTGACCCTTAACATAATTTGCAAAACACTTGCTCATTATGTGATGAACATTGCTAGGGTCACTAGTGACCAAATAGTTCATTCTGGTAAACCAAGGTCCCATGAACTCACCAGTGCTCCTATGTTGTTTTTTCAATTCCTCAGTTAGGAAATCATGAATATGCCACAAGTTCCAAAGAAGGGGAGGTAACATGCCTAGAAAAGGATAATCTATCATGGTGGGGTATCTACAAAATCTTCTTCTATGTATTTGGAAGATGATGCATAGGAAGAAAAAGAGTGCACAAACAATTGTTATAGAACCAAACAAAGCCATTGTAATCAAAATATGCCTTAGTTACGTTGGATATATGATTTAGATGTTTGTGGGCTTGTCCTTTATATAAATGCATGGACACGGACATCAGACAATACACAGACACGCCAACACCGATAATAATCTGAAAAATGatacaattcaatgtaattataaatgTCGATATCGTGTCGGAGACCGGAATCTTAAAATTGAGTGtttggcctaactcaaccttacaaaaccggcttgtaaggttgcatctactttataaacacacatttaggctatctcgcaaccgatgtgagacttcttaacacaccccctcacgcccaacataattgggcttggtgcgttaatataaacggtgggtggcccgatagcgaaAACCTAATagcaggtggcccaacggatcatggagagactctgataccatcttaaaattgagtGTTGGGcataactcaaccttacaacatcggcttgtaaggtgaggattgcatctattttataaacacacatttaaGTCATCTTacaatcgatgtgagacttcttaacacggAACACGTCTAATCCGAAGAGTGTCCGTTCTCCGTATATATAAGATTcaatgaattaattttttagtttcttaacCACATATATTGTGCATCAAATGGTCCCTTTGGAATGATAAGGTAGATATTTGTCTAACTAAATaagagtaatcagtcaatttagtccctaaactatcactctctcaccaacttagtccctaaactattaaaaccaactaaaaagtccctaaactatattcacatccttcaatttagtccctaaactattaaaaccaactaaaaggtccctaaactatattcacatccttcaatttagtccttcGATTAACTTTTCCGTTAAGTGACTGTtagtagtccctaaactataaaaaatacttc
It contains:
- the LOC123906653 gene encoding alkane hydroxylase MAH1-like, whose protein sequence is MALFGSITIVCALFFFLCIIFQIHRRRFCRYPTMIDYPFLGMLPPLLWNLWHIHDFLTEELKKQHRSTGEFMGPWFTRMNYLVTSDPSNVHHIMSKCFANYVKGQEFHEIFEAFGDGIFNADSETWKYNRSLFHSIFKQRDFELFQEKLIRNKLERSLIPILDHVQQKGSVVDLQDVFNRFTFDNICSVVLGCDPNCLSIDFPDVACEKAFDQIEECIFYRHAIPKGVWILQKFLQVGQEKKMTRASKEFDEFIYASIESKREELRKGINNDEMGDLLTAFMKKEKESQVIVHDDKFLRDAAFNLFVAGRDTITSALTWLFYLVATHPLVETKILEEIKEKFGSINNIENKIGVDDVKKLVYLQGAICEAIRLFPPIPFERKQAIEGDILPSGHVVNPNTIILFSLYSMGRLEETWGKDCLEFKPERWISERGSIVHNPSYKFFGFNAGPRTCLGKDLSFIQIKMIAIAILCKYRVLLVEDHVPILSHSIVLLMKNGFKVRITKREI